From the genome of Verrucomicrobiota bacterium:
AGTATATTCCTCCGGTTTATCTCCTATTTTTTCCTGTATTCTCAGGTTTTTCATGTTATCCCTACTATCTCGTGAAGAAAAATGATCATGTTTCCTACGGACTCTGGGCTTTCAGAGGGCATCCTACCCCGATGACTGAAAATCATTCCCACTCTGATATCGAGATTAACTATCTCGAAGAGGGGGAAATGACCTACTTGATCCATGGTCAAAAGATGACGATCCCTGCACGCAAACTGATTATTTTCTGGGCCGCCATCCCCCACCAGCTGATCGACTCCACCGTCAAAAACATGCACTGGATTACTATCCCCCTGACATGGTTCCTCCAGTGGAAACTGCCTGAAAATTTCACGCGCAATTTGCTCAATGGTACATTGATCATCGAGCCATCCGTGCTCCCGTTGGATTTCACACAAGTCTCGGAATGGTCAGAAATGCTTGATCCCAAAACAAATAATGACGAAAAACGTAAAATCGCTCTCTTAGAGATCGAGGCTCGACTACGCAGGATGGCCCTTGAGTTCCATAACCACAAAAGTGACCACCGCAAACCCACCCACTCTGCGGATAATCCCACAAAGGTCGAGCAAATGGCAGAATACATCGCCCAAAATTATTCCCAATCAATCCAGATCAAAGATATCGCCTCCAAAGCAGGACTGAATATGAACTATGCCTCCACCCTTTTCCGGCAAAGCCTCGGCATCAGTATTATGGAGGCTGTCGTCCATCACCGCCTCTGGCACTCACAGAGGTTACTGGCGACGACCGACAATAAAATGATCGATATCGCCTTCGCATCGGGATTTGGGTCACTGTCCCGGTTCTACGAGGCTTTCACCCGTCAATTCAAAACCTCCCCCCGCAAATACCGATCCAGCAT
Proteins encoded in this window:
- a CDS encoding helix-turn-helix domain-containing protein, which encodes MTENHSHSDIEINYLEEGEMTYLIHGQKMTIPARKLIIFWAAIPHQLIDSTVKNMHWITIPLTWFLQWKLPENFTRNLLNGTLIIEPSVLPLDFTQVSEWSEMLDPKTNNDEKRKIALLEIEARLRRMALEFHNHKSDHRKPTHSADNPTKVEQMAEYIAQNYSQSIQIKDIASKAGLNMNYASTLFRQSLGISIMEAVVHHRLWHSQRLLATTDNKMIDIAFASGFGSLSRFYEAFTRQFKTSPRKYRSSIGR